One Methanobacteriaceae archaeon genomic window carries:
- a CDS encoding dihydropteroate synthase-like protein — TPKRIIRELQKIPEQELQSVDMIITPGLIRKDVSPVYEEMGIPTYKGSTDASDLDIVLEMVDKLDLSTKKSADQLIEEEQRKRALQYIADFEKDEKNTRKLLKKPGNILVGDLPVGEDFPMRVLAEIANAPLLSHEELLNRAEYFVKSGADMVDIGMVAGENMASKIPPMVQLLKEKLDVPVSIDTLQTEEINTAVDAGVDMVLSLDHGNYEDALPHLEEKKIPAVILPTDYRNGWVPETVSQRVSSLIALKKKCKGIEVIADPILDPLNSKSMVDSVIACRRFKDETKSQECPVFFGVGNVTELLDVDSVGVNALLAGISMELGASILFTPEESGKTVGSVKELAVSSKMMFLAKMRGSIPKDLGINLLVFKDKRRREITKEEVDVPETEGKENYKFTQDRAGSFKISIVKGRIMAVHYLKMQPTLAIYGQTAKAIYDEIIKRKLVSRIEHAAYLGQELQKAEDALKLGKNYVQDFPIFNKFMEY; from the coding sequence TAACTCCGAAGAGAATTATCAGGGAGTTGCAGAAAATACCAGAGCAGGAGTTGCAATCAGTGGACATGATAATCACACCAGGACTTATTCGAAAGGATGTGAGTCCTGTTTACGAGGAAATGGGAATACCCACCTATAAGGGATCTACTGATGCCTCAGATCTGGATATTGTACTGGAAATGGTTGATAAACTGGATTTATCCACCAAAAAATCTGCAGACCAGTTAATTGAAGAAGAACAAAGAAAGAGAGCTCTGCAGTACATTGCTGATTTTGAAAAGGATGAAAAGAACACCCGAAAACTCCTGAAAAAACCGGGAAACATTCTAGTGGGTGATCTTCCAGTGGGTGAGGACTTCCCCATGAGGGTGCTGGCAGAAATTGCCAACGCACCCCTCTTAAGCCATGAGGAACTCCTGAATCGTGCTGAGTATTTTGTTAAATCCGGAGCCGATATGGTGGATATTGGAATGGTGGCTGGGGAAAACATGGCCTCTAAGATCCCACCAATGGTGCAACTTTTAAAAGAGAAACTGGATGTGCCGGTGAGCATAGACACTCTCCAGACTGAAGAAATCAATACTGCAGTGGACGCCGGGGTGGATATGGTTCTAAGTCTGGACCATGGTAATTATGAGGATGCTTTACCCCACCTGGAGGAGAAAAAGATTCCTGCAGTTATTTTACCCACGGATTATAGGAATGGATGGGTACCGGAAACTGTTTCCCAACGGGTAAGTTCCTTAATTGCTTTGAAAAAGAAATGTAAGGGAATTGAGGTTATTGCTGACCCCATACTCGATCCATTAAACAGTAAAAGCATGGTTGATTCTGTAATTGCCTGTCGAAGATTTAAGGATGAAACCAAATCTCAGGAATGTCCGGTTTTCTTTGGTGTTGGAAATGTCACCGAACTACTGGATGTAGATTCAGTGGGAGTCAATGCTCTACTTGCAGGGATATCCATGGAGCTGGGAGCCAGCATCCTTTTCACACCAGAAGAGAGTGGTAAAACAGTAGGAAGTGTTAAAGAACTGGCTGTTTCATCAAAAATGATGTTCCTAGCTAAGATGAGAGGATCCATCCCTAAAGACTTGGGGATTAACCTGCTGGTATTTAAGGACAAACGCCGGCGAGAAATAACAAAGGAAGAAGTTGATGTTCCAGAAACAGAAGGTAAGGAGAATTATAAATTCACCCAGGATAGGGCAGGTAGTTTCAAAATTAGCATAGTTAAGGGGAGGATCATGGCGGTTCATTACCTGAAAATGCAGCCTACCCTGGCTATTTATGGGCAGACAGCCAAGGCCATATATGATGAGATCATAAAAAGGAAACTGGTTTCCAGGATTGAACACGCCGCCTATCTAGGTCAGGAACTTCAAAAAGCCGAAGATGCTCTTAAACTTGGAAAAAACTATGTTCAGGATTTCCCAATCTTCAATAAGTTCATGGAATACTAG
- a CDS encoding TIGR00269 family protein — translation MDTCSKCGNPQIIIHKKQSGQMLCQKCFIKSTQEKVLKDIRKHKLIEKGDKVLVALSGGKDSVMVLDILNSLRKRRIIDLVAVTIDEGISGYREEGVSIAVKNAKNLGIEHRIISFQDAIGRTLDEIMAESNDRNACTYCGVFRRWMLNRVAREEGATKIATGHNLDDEAQSILMNYLEGNIQNLTRIGVKSESYYEGFTVKIKPLREIPEKETALYVLARDLPVHLAGCPYAGDSFRRKIGTFLKEISREHPTIMYSTLRGFDKIKPAIKREFSKKSSMGVCQFCGEPSTSKTCKACSFRRSWGQ, via the coding sequence ATGGATACTTGCAGTAAATGTGGCAACCCCCAGATCATCATCCATAAAAAGCAATCAGGACAGATGCTCTGTCAAAAATGTTTCATAAAATCCACTCAGGAAAAAGTCCTGAAAGATATTCGCAAACACAAACTCATTGAAAAGGGAGATAAGGTCTTGGTGGCTTTATCCGGTGGTAAGGATAGTGTAATGGTTTTAGACATACTTAACAGTCTCCGTAAAAGGCGGATCATTGATCTGGTGGCAGTGACCATTGATGAAGGGATCTCTGGCTACCGGGAGGAGGGGGTGAGTATAGCTGTTAAAAATGCTAAAAATTTAGGGATTGAACACCGAATAATATCCTTCCAGGATGCAATTGGCCGCACACTGGATGAAATAATGGCAGAGTCAAATGATCGAAATGCTTGCACCTACTGTGGCGTGTTTCGCAGGTGGATGTTAAACCGGGTGGCCCGGGAAGAAGGCGCCACCAAGATAGCCACCGGACACAACCTGGATGACGAGGCACAGTCCATACTCATGAACTACCTGGAAGGAAACATTCAAAACTTAACCCGCATTGGAGTCAAGTCAGAATCATATTATGAAGGATTCACAGTAAAAATCAAACCACTCAGGGAGATTCCAGAGAAAGAAACAGCTCTCTATGTCCTGGCCCGTGATCTGCCGGTTCATCTGGCAGGCTGTCCCTATGCAGGGGATTCATTCCGTAGAAAAATAGGCACCTTTTTAAAGGAAATAAGCCGGGAACACCCCACCATCATGTACTCCACTTTAAGGGGTTTTGACAAGATTAAACCGGCGATCAAACGAGAATTCTCCAAAAAAAGTTCAATGGGAGTTTGCCAATTCTGCGGAGAACCCTCAACATCTAAAACCTGCAAAGCTTGCAGTTTCCGCAGATCTTGGGGCCAGTGA
- a CDS encoding MoaD/ThiS family protein, whose protein sequence is MQVKVIIGEEKKELDIEEGKTIKNLLQMMEVPVETVVVKKNKSLVMEEEIVEDGDIIEVIKVIYGG, encoded by the coding sequence ATGCAAGTCAAAGTTATCATTGGAGAGGAAAAAAAAGAACTAGACATTGAAGAAGGGAAAACCATCAAAAACTTGCTTCAGATGATGGAAGTACCCGTTGAAACAGTTGTGGTTAAAAAAAATAAGTCCCTGGTCATGGAAGAAGAGATTGTGGAAGATGGGGATATTATTGAAGTAATAAAAGTTATCTACGGTGGTTAA
- a CDS encoding site-2 protease family protein — protein MDDFSLIEQSISHYFPILGLVNGEENEESFFVVGDYNPSNFRELVQELDQYGFVPFINPEGNHYKISIAKKQEKGPSRIHLNIILLLATICSTVFAGYFYISNGNIWEAVEFAAALLLIIGAHELAHYYAARKHGINATLPYFIPAPTFIGTFGALINIKSPIPTRDALFDLGYSGPLAGFLVAVPVLFIGLYYSTLLTTQSAGFMFPDPLIIKIISQIVIPNYTFDSVIVGHPLVFAGWVGMLVTMLNLMPVAFLDGGHIARSLFHQNIHKFISVIGIILTIILGWYFMAVIMVFIFFMGKNHPGALDNVTPISRNRKIMTFLILAIFILSLSFSPNRGF, from the coding sequence GTGGATGATTTCAGTTTAATTGAACAATCAATATCCCATTATTTCCCTATACTGGGATTGGTCAATGGTGAAGAAAACGAAGAATCCTTTTTTGTGGTGGGTGATTACAATCCCAGCAACTTCAGGGAATTAGTACAAGAACTTGACCAATACGGTTTTGTACCTTTTATAAATCCTGAAGGCAATCATTATAAAATAAGCATTGCCAAAAAACAGGAAAAAGGACCATCCAGAATCCATCTCAACATCATTCTTCTACTGGCAACCATATGCAGCACCGTATTTGCCGGATACTTCTATATTTCCAATGGCAACATCTGGGAGGCAGTGGAATTTGCAGCGGCATTATTATTAATTATTGGAGCTCATGAACTGGCCCACTATTATGCAGCCCGCAAACACGGTATAAATGCCACCCTACCCTATTTCATACCGGCACCAACATTTATAGGAACCTTCGGGGCGCTGATCAACATTAAATCTCCCATTCCCACCCGAGATGCCCTGTTTGACCTGGGATACAGCGGACCCTTAGCCGGTTTCCTGGTAGCCGTACCTGTGCTCTTCATAGGATTATACTATTCCACCCTGCTAACCACCCAGAGTGCGGGTTTTATGTTTCCTGACCCCCTGATTATAAAAATAATCAGCCAGATTGTAATCCCCAACTACACCTTTGATTCAGTAATAGTGGGCCACCCCCTGGTTTTTGCAGGGTGGGTGGGAATGCTGGTTACCATGCTTAACCTGATGCCAGTGGCCTTCCTGGACGGGGGACACATAGCCAGATCCCTTTTCCATCAAAACATCCATAAATTCATCTCCGTAATCGGAATAATCCTCACCATTATTTTGGGATGGTATTTCATGGCAGTGATCATGGTTTTCATCTTTTTCATGGGTAAAAACCATCCCGGAGCCCTGGACAATGTTACACCCATAAGCCGAAACCGAAAAATCATGACCTTCCTAATATTAGCCATTTTCATACTCAGCCTTTCATTCTCTCCCAACCGGGGCTTTTAA
- a CDS encoding DUF89 domain-containing protein, translated as MRVHYECPSCYLRQAREALDMATDDEELKMKVTEKIIKIICNEFREGAVTNEIGTKIHRTIKRETGNPDPYNDLRGKSDKIAMQFLPKVEKILKKDKSLKSYLKAAIAGNVLDFGALGLETDIEALVTSTVEKELSIDHTPQLEVELERAKKVLYLADNVGEIVFDKLLIKKLQEYGVEVTVALKEEPILNDACLKEALEVGLDEVARLITTGTDSIGVIQQDVSDDFKQELKETDLVIAKGLGNYEGLGEMELGDKPTFCLLNAKCQPIARDIGVELGGNVVLKLN; from the coding sequence GTGAGAGTTCATTACGAATGCCCATCATGTTACCTGCGCCAGGCCAGGGAAGCCCTGGACATGGCAACAGATGATGAAGAGCTTAAGATGAAGGTAACAGAAAAAATAATTAAAATAATCTGCAACGAATTCAGGGAAGGAGCGGTTACCAATGAGATTGGAACCAAAATCCACCGCACCATAAAAAGGGAGACTGGAAACCCTGACCCTTATAATGACCTGCGGGGAAAATCAGATAAGATCGCCATGCAATTTCTCCCTAAAGTGGAGAAAATACTAAAAAAGGATAAATCACTTAAAAGTTATCTTAAAGCAGCTATTGCAGGTAACGTGCTTGATTTCGGTGCATTGGGCTTGGAAACCGACATTGAAGCTCTGGTTACATCTACGGTAGAAAAGGAGCTGTCCATAGATCACACACCCCAGTTGGAAGTAGAACTTGAAAGGGCAAAAAAGGTTCTTTATCTGGCAGATAACGTGGGGGAGATAGTATTCGACAAGTTACTCATTAAAAAACTCCAGGAGTATGGTGTGGAAGTTACCGTGGCACTAAAAGAAGAGCCGATTCTCAATGATGCTTGCCTGAAGGAAGCATTAGAGGTGGGCTTGGATGAAGTGGCCCGGTTAATCACCACAGGCACAGATTCCATTGGAGTTATACAGCAAGATGTTTCTGATGATTTTAAACAGGAATTAAAGGAAACGGATCTGGTCATAGCTAAGGGTCTGGGTAACTATGAAGGACTTGGAGAGATGGAACTGGGTGATAAACCTACTTTTTGCCTGTTGAATGCTAAATGCCAGCCAATAGCACGGGATATTGGTGTGGAATTAGGGGGAAATGTGGTCCTGAAATTAAATTGA
- a CDS encoding thioredoxin family protein, translating to MNKYFIGLAIILVSFLAVALAFSSLNSDQTRDNTISLQWGSDLNQALQEARTNNKSVFVDFYADWCAYCKEMDEETYRDPQVKEKLSQNYVLVKVNVDGNPDLSLKYKAYSLPTMIILDSEGNEVKRIVGYQNAERLLNQI from the coding sequence ATGAATAAATATTTCATTGGCTTGGCAATTATTTTAGTCTCATTTTTAGCTGTGGCACTGGCTTTTTCCAGTTTAAACAGTGACCAAACCAGGGATAATACTATTTCTCTTCAGTGGGGTTCAGATTTGAATCAGGCCCTGCAAGAAGCCAGGACAAACAATAAAAGTGTTTTTGTAGATTTTTATGCAGACTGGTGTGCTTATTGTAAAGAGATGGATGAAGAAACCTACAGAGATCCCCAGGTTAAAGAGAAATTAAGCCAGAATTATGTTTTAGTTAAAGTTAATGTGGACGGGAATCCGGATTTGAGTTTAAAATACAAGGCCTACAGTCTTCCCACAATGATAATACTGGATTCAGAGGGTAATGAAGTGAAGAGGATTGTGGGCTACCAGAATGCAGAAAGACTATTGAATCAGATTTAG
- a CDS encoding cytochrome c biogenesis protein CcdA: MDTSYILSFSAGIASILSPCVLPLIPIVVGFSILKRTNLEIIAFSLGFFLLFAIITTLTALFTAAVNYYLVYFRIAAALILVIMGILLIANKNLFNISGSGISSAPDSGQGILGSFVMGFLTCLAWSPCFGPYVVAVATYSASTGDIAYSIVNMALFAGGFSLTILILAYSMSKIDFKAIIKYSDWIRIISGLIIALAGLYLLVGLL, translated from the coding sequence ATGGATACGAGTTATATTCTTTCCTTTTCTGCAGGAATAGCTTCAATCTTATCTCCTTGTGTTTTACCACTTATTCCTATTGTTGTAGGGTTTTCCATACTTAAAAGGACAAATTTGGAGATAATCGCATTCAGTCTGGGATTTTTCTTACTCTTTGCTATTATCACCACTTTAACTGCCCTTTTCACTGCTGCCGTAAATTATTATCTTGTCTATTTCCGGATAGCTGCTGCCCTGATCCTGGTGATAATGGGAATACTTTTGATTGCCAATAAGAACCTCTTCAACATTTCAGGATCCGGTATTTCCAGTGCACCTGATTCTGGCCAGGGAATTCTGGGATCATTTGTAATGGGTTTTTTAACCTGCCTGGCCTGGTCACCATGTTTCGGTCCCTATGTGGTGGCAGTGGCAACCTACAGTGCATCCACCGGAGACATAGCTTACAGCATCGTCAATATGGCACTTTTTGCAGGGGGATTCTCATTAACCATACTAATACTAGCTTATTCCATGTCAAAAATAGATTTCAAGGCCATAATAAAATATTCAGATTGGATCCGCATAATCTCAGGACTGATAATAGCACTTGCAGGTTTATACTTGTTGGTAGGGCTCCTGTAA
- a CDS encoding potassium channel family protein, producing MKQKISSIVELIIIVLILADIVLLTSVLFMDVSPQVYTLIVYFDLFVVLILIPEFIYRLWKSPDKKQFLIHNWTDILGMIPEILVGPISTVFRYFRLIRIIRILALFKKEIIHFLRVLHKTKIDYGILIVIIVLITCATLFFLFESGLNDKVDSFDDALWYLITTITTVGYGDITPSTLQGRLIGFFMMITGIGFVSFLTAAIASRFVETTEKREFQEIDEKLDRVQSELDELKEIIINKK from the coding sequence ATGAAGCAAAAAATAAGTTCTATAGTTGAGCTGATTATTATAGTTTTAATTCTTGCTGACATTGTATTGTTAACTTCAGTGCTATTCATGGATGTTAGTCCTCAAGTTTATACTTTAATTGTTTATTTTGATTTATTTGTTGTTTTAATTTTAATTCCTGAATTTATTTATCGTCTATGGAAATCTCCAGATAAAAAACAATTTCTAATTCATAATTGGACTGATATTTTAGGAATGATTCCGGAAATTTTAGTTGGGCCTATAAGCACTGTTTTTAGATATTTCCGATTAATAAGAATTATAAGGATTTTAGCTCTTTTCAAAAAAGAGATTATACATTTCCTTAGGGTTTTGCATAAAACAAAAATTGATTATGGGATATTAATTGTAATAATTGTATTAATTACTTGTGCCACATTATTTTTCCTTTTTGAATCCGGCTTGAATGATAAAGTTGATAGTTTTGATGATGCATTGTGGTATTTAATTACAACTATAACGACAGTAGGTTATGGGGATATAACTCCATCAACCCTGCAAGGGCGTTTAATTGGATTTTTCATGATGATTACAGGAATTGGGTTTGTAAGTTTTTTAACGGCAGCTATTGCCTCAAGATTTGTTGAAACTACAGAAAAAAGAGAATTTCAGGAGATAGACGAAAAGCTAGATAGAGTTCAATCTGAATTAGATGAACTGAAAGAAATTATTATCAATAAAAAGTGA
- a CDS encoding type II toxin-antitoxin system PemK/MazF family toxin yields the protein MNINRIDICIVDLEPTIGSEMKKRRSIVLISTNSINSVPKFN from the coding sequence ATGAATATTAATCGGATAGATATTTGTATAGTTGATCTAGAGCCAACAATAGGCTCTGAAATGAAAAAACGCAGGTCAATTGTATTAATTAGCACTAATTCTATTAATTCCGTTCCTAAATTCAATTAA
- a CDS encoding NAD(P)-dependent oxidoreductase — MLQKNTLKVGFLGFGEVASTLSEGLMLNGVEVLTCLEGRSQRSVDRAKSRGVRLCETFTELAESSDILLSAVVPAEAVNVARKVGGHVKGVYVDLNNISPGTVKEVFSHLETGRVVDAAIMGGIKNGPKTSIIASGKHAETFAQLNQYGMNIEVIGTETGQASGLKMLRSVYTKGVSALLFEALYAAYQMGVDETLLKYLNKTEGPQFQDSATSRIKSSAYHAQRRQQEMGEVLKFLREYEDPIMTRATCEFFQSLTHKTGEISKKPSDYRDVFIRVDRN; from the coding sequence ATGCTGCAGAAAAATACATTGAAAGTAGGTTTCCTTGGATTCGGAGAGGTTGCTTCAACCTTATCTGAGGGTTTAATGTTGAATGGAGTGGAAGTTCTAACCTGTCTGGAGGGGAGAAGTCAAAGATCAGTTGATCGGGCGAAGTCAAGAGGTGTCAGGTTATGTGAAACTTTCACTGAACTGGCAGAGTCATCCGACATTCTATTATCTGCAGTGGTGCCTGCAGAAGCAGTAAACGTGGCTAGAAAAGTGGGAGGGCATGTTAAAGGGGTATATGTGGATTTAAATAATATCTCCCCTGGAACGGTTAAAGAAGTCTTCAGCCACCTTGAAACCGGCAGGGTAGTTGATGCAGCCATTATGGGTGGAATAAAAAACGGTCCAAAAACATCCATAATCGCCTCTGGAAAGCATGCTGAAACTTTTGCCCAGCTAAACCAGTATGGAATGAACATTGAAGTAATTGGCACCGAAACCGGTCAGGCATCTGGATTGAAAATGCTACGCAGCGTCTACACCAAGGGTGTTTCCGCCCTGCTATTCGAGGCCCTGTATGCAGCATATCAAATGGGGGTTGATGAAACCCTTCTAAAATATTTAAATAAGACTGAAGGACCCCAATTCCAGGACTCCGCCACTTCAAGAATAAAAAGCAGCGCATACCATGCCCAAAGACGCCAACAGGAAATGGGAGAAGTCCTCAAGTTCCTTAGAGAATATGAAGATCCAATCATGACCCGGGCCACTTGTGAATTTTTCCAATCACTCACCCACAAAACCGGAGAAATCTCTAAAAAACCCTCAGATTATAGGGATGTCTTCATCAGAGTTGATAGAAACTGA